From the Trifolium pratense cultivar HEN17-A07 linkage group LG4, ARS_RC_1.1, whole genome shotgun sequence genome, the window tagtaaattacaaatggaaaaaacataaaagacaACAATCgcaataaaaaatggaaaaaaattgtacACAATTGCAATACTAAAGGTCAAAATGTCAACATAAACTCTAATTTCTTTCATCACTAAAGTTGATTTtactaacaaaaatataaaataaaaagataataaaacaaaataccccttcttcaaaaaaaataaaatccaattcGATAACttacttcttttttatttaaaattcaaaaacttGCTTGTGCTTCTCATGTGAATACTATCGACTAGCAAAGTTAGTGTGCTATATATATAGATTCGTTGATGATGCGATGAAGAAAGATGTAACAGTACGAAATGAATGCGGTCCATCaataattaaagaaataaaaaagtaaaaacacaTTAGATGATGATTTTATCGTGCTGGCAAGATTTAGATtcatgcatgtgtaaaataaattataccaTATGTATGTAAATGTTAATCTCAGTCAAAAAGTCTCACATCACATCATAATATAATATGTGAGTTGATCTAAACAaaagtttataagtaagagcTATTTCTTACTCCTCCATTCAtttttacttgtcgttttaaatatatatatatatatttaagaaagtgtatttttgtatcttatattcttattatacttttattttaattcacgaataaattattatttttttgcacacacaCATTcgattttatgataaaaaaaaattcaagcgATTTTATGATAATTACTCTTACGCATATTGTCAATAAAAAAAGCACATCATTATCTTAATTGGGTGCCAAAGCAAATTTAATGCCAACTTATcccaatataaaaattaacatttaatgatacaaaaaattaaatatttcaaaagttaaaatgcacaaattagcatttaataatttatatttttgcttccttaatatgtgtcttaagggcacattagggcacatgttaacattctcttaaaaacaaatatattggGAAGGGACATAAACCACTTAATGCtagaactaaaaaaattagattaaattGATGATGAAGGGAAAAGAAAAGACACACCAAGACATAAAAGAGTAGCTGGCACTTAACAAAGTAAATGGCATAACACAATTTTCGTGTCACCAACCATTTTACAAACAATCTCTACCATATAATTACCCTCAAACAAATCCGTATCTCTCTCCCAATTCAAACACCAAATCCAAATAATTATAACCTTTgatttactattattaatattaataattttactaaattaacAAGCCTCTAAAAAACTCTCCCCCTCCTCTCACATTTTCCTTATCGATGAAGGTGAATGAGAGAGATGAGTTCCTAAAGTAAATATAACTCTCATAAAAAACCGTCATCGATCATCGACCTGGATCATCATAAgagaaaaattattaacaaatggAGATGCAACGCATGAAAGAATTATTATCACTTTTGTTAGCATTGAAAAGTAACCGAGTTGCTCTTGTTGGTTGTAATCATACCGCGGCTCGATTTTGCTCTCGCTAATAAAACTTAGCGAGAGAGTTCTTTCCACACCCcctctcttctctctcataCCCTTTTATACCATAATATATTAACATATTCATcataactatttttatttatttatttattttcatatgcGGTAATATATTCTCATTTTGCCATATTAGTTTCTAGCTATAcattataaacatttttttttttaaatcccaACCATGGCGGTTGACCTAACTTCTCTTTCCCTTGGAACAAAAGGTTACTTTTACAACAAAAACAAGCATCTTAGTGCATTTGCTACCCCAAAAGCCCATTATCTTATAATTAGGCTCCCTATTTCAGGAATATGGAAGATTTTTTATCGTTTGGTTCTTTTGGCATTGTTTGTGACTTCACTACCATTGATAAGTTCATCATTTGTTTCAAGAAACCCTAGTCTTGATGATTCAACCTCAAACATGAAGATTCTTCCACAACAACAACTCAATGAATTTGATAATTCCATCAACATGGATCAACTTTTAACCCTCCTCTTCAACGACCTAACGAACGATGGCCTTGTGAAGAAATCGAATCAACACAAAGTCATTTTCCTTGGAGATGAAGAACAAGGGTTTCATCAATTTCAGAGTCTCATTGATCAATACAACATGGATTTTATTCCACTGAATGATGTGGCGAAACAAAATTCGATTCTTGATGACACGGTTGATTTCGTCTTCACGTCCAACTTCCCCACTTCCTCACAATTCATTGATAGAACCCTAAAAACAAATGGCATTGTAGCGGTGGTGATTCTTAATGCGGACGGGTTTCGTAAGCCGTCAAACTACAAGGTAGTGTACATGAGAAGATTCGAGAAAGTAGTTATGgcaatgaagaaaatagaaaaaacaaTCAGAGTAGGTAGCCAGCGAAAGCTGTGTGGATACGCAACTGAGGCAAAGAAAGCAGCACTTCAGAAACTCGAGGATGTTCTCCTCGAGCCTCCACGTGCTGCCTCGGGAAAATCAAGAGTGTATTTGAAGCGTACAAAATATTTACCTGATTTGATGGGTGACACCCTGGAAAGCTATCCTCGTCATGTTTTCATCGACGTAGGGTTGCCAAACAAGGATAGAGGTAGTGGAACAAATTGGTTTTTGAAGAATTATCCTACAAGGAACAAGAATTTTGAGATGTATAAGATAGAGACTGTGGCCGAGGGTTCGAGCGCGGCTCAAGTTGAAATGTCAGATTGGTTGACGAAAAATGTAAAAGATGAAGAGTATGTGGTGATGAAAGCTGAGGCTGAAGTTGTTGAGGAGATGATGAGGAGTAGGGCTATTATGTTGGTGGATGAGCTTTTCTTGGAGTGCAAGCCACATGGTTTGAATTTGAAACAAGGGACTAGAGGTAGAAGGGCTTATTGGGAATGTTTGGCTTTGTATGGAAAATTGAGAGATGAAGGAGTAGCAGTTCATCAATGGTggggttaattaattaattgcttTTTTGGAGAAgtcattaatttattattgcATGAAATTCTCGTCAAATTGTACCTTATCATCACAACCTATTAAAAATGCTCATTAGAGACCatgcattttttatatatagaccTTGTGCtcatacatatattattttattcagcACGATTTAGTACAAGTGTTGAATTGTATTTGGTGTTTGAGAGAGGGTAATCTGGATATGGAGACAAAGACTTGCCAAGTTTAAAGGCTTGAGAGAGTTAGAGAGATGGGAGTGTGGATCTAGATGGCCATAATTggagcaaaaaaaattaaagccaATGATATGATCTatatttcttcttgttttttcattcttttatttTGCGGCTTTGTGTATTATTTCTACCTTTTCTATTTTGAAAAGGGTTACACAAAACTTGAGCATCTTCTTTTGTATCCAATGGAATTTATAGTAAGTTATACAAATACTGAatataatgttttatttttatggctTGGTTAATTATTACTCACTTTGTTATGAATGTCATGACGTTTACAaagcaaaattattttaaaacaaatccaatttttatttacGCACTTTGTTCCTTTTTAGGTGTCTAAAAAGTTATAGAAATTTTTcattcctttttatttgttattctcaaagaacaaaatgatattcctatatgaataatgctagcaacactttttaacaaacacactctcttttattggttgaaattcatatgggtctcataaaaaaatgtggacccatataaattttatgggacccatgtgaatttcaaccaataaaagagagtgtgttggagtgtgtttgttaaagagtgtgttgctagcactcctcttcctatatataaggaacacattgagaaaaacacacTGACCAaggagacttatttttttttattaaaaattctaaaatgttatgtgttattccaaaactaaccttgtatattaatttattgttgCCTCTTGTATTTATCAATATAGATTGGTATTCTTGATTCCAATGTGACTCCTCCTATGCACAAGGCTAATTAACAAGGGTATAAAAGGGATTacctatttaataaaaaataaatttaaagagtgtttcttataaatagGACCGGAGAGGGTATCTATTATTACATCTgttcttaaatataaaatcattttttatatttttctttgtctcattttataagatcctttttaaatttctaaaagcattaattattttttccaaacATACCTCCAATTACTGTGCATATTTTTCtacaatatataataaatactcTAAAAACACATTAACACATTCTCTCTCTTGAAAGatataattgtaaaaataatattaacggTCAACAAATTAATACTACAATCTACTTGTTTAAtctacataattttcaaaaggGGTCTTATATTTAGGGTAGTATTGTTTTGTCAAATAATatctaaattaataaaatatattattttatttgatacgTTCAAATTACATGAAAATGCGAAACAAATTGTTTGTGGTAATTTTTCACACAGTTTCCCGCAGTTTTATGTCATAACCGTCCGATCTAAAATATATGGTTGAGATCGTTTTAGGTAATTTTATAACAACAATCATTGGTACTATCTGATCTATAAATAATAGCCCAAATTTAAAACAATGTGAAAATTGTGTGATACTTTACTGTAGCGAATCTCGATCCATGAAGCCACGCACACCTTGACTTGTTCTTATGGCATAACTTATGCCCTAACAAAGATCTATCACTCCAAAACCCCAAAGATCTGATACAAAACATTGacacaaaataatataaattaacaGTAAGGCATATATTGATCATTATGACACCCTAACAAGCATTCCAACCCAGCTGTAGAAGACATCTTGTTACCAACTCCAATTCCAAAAGTAATGTGTTCAGTAACTAAATCCCTCAGTCTGCTACAATTCGAACGCAGACCTTATGACAGCCCAAAAGATCTCAGCTAGCAACTCGGGATCTCTGCTCGTGCCACCAATAAGCTGCGGAAAAGCGAAGAGTCTGATACAAAATTAACAATCGGACCATCTGTCCGAAGCCATACGGACACAAATTTTAGAGATGCAACCCAGCTGCAGCTGGAACTCTGAACTGCAATTCAAAAAAACCAGAACAAATTCGAATATTGCCCTGCAACCTCCACTTACAGAACCTAAATTCTGAAGCACGGTTATAATAATATCACCATCCACTTTACAGTTTCGAGGCAAGTAATTGGATTTGTCATCCATTGAGAAATATCGTAATCGAAACTTCTTGACTTTACTCTCAACCAATTCCACAAAAGTAATTTGGCCTGTTCCGTAATCGCTAAAGCTGAAATATTCTTGTCCTGAAAAATCTTTGCGTTTCTAGCTTTCCAAATGCTCCATATGCATGCAAACCAAATGGTTCGAAGTCCAGCTTCTGTACCGTTACTCCTTTGCACTATCTTTGTGAACGCGTCAAAACGTGTAATACACTCATTATGCATAACCGAGTTCACCTCTATCCACTTGCATATAGTCATCCAAACTTCATACACAATATTACATTCGAAGAGGATATGTGATGATGACTCCACCCTTTCACAATTCCTTGCACAGTTAACTGCAGCACTAATTCCTCTCTTACTAAGATTTTCTTTTGAAGGAATACGATTTTGGAATACCTGCCACCCAAAAATTGTCACCTTTCATGGCACCAATTTGTGCCACACCTTTTTATATGGTGTTTGATTCCCCAAATATTacttaaaaagaataaataaaaaattcctaaCGGTGGGAGTGAGAAGGCCacgtttctattttttttttgttacacacGTTTCTGATTGTGTTTgagacaataaaaaaaattattcattttattttctgaaACTTGAACCTAACCACTTTAGATTAGGCCAACAAAAATAGATTAGCAAAATATTAGGACTTTAATCCcaccccgtgtttcttttctacctcccgttttttcatttttatccttGTATAAAAATTTCCGAACGTGTTTTTcgaagtttttctagttcaaattcgaAAAATATATTCTTAAGTTTTTTtccaagaaaaaataaatttggaaaacgCGTTCctaaatatttattcaagggcaaaaatggaaacttggggtagaaaagaaacacagGTGGTAAGATAAACTTCCTGTTAATTATATACATTCATTTTACATTATTCAAACCATACCCTTTTCATAAGAACCGTAACAGTTTCACCCATCATATTCAACTAGATACTACATTATTCAAACAAACTCACCATGTGATATCCAATATTGATTGATCACAAGATAAATGTTTCATGACCCATCAACATACAACCCAACCATTGTTTTATACATCAATGAAAGAACAATGCTTGGAAAACAAAATTTCTAACACAGCTATAAGTAATCCAACATTTGTTTAGAACACtgtacaaattaaaaaacaatacaaacttTCAGTACTCGTGTATCCCTTTTTGAATCACTTCCAATTGCAACAACtaccaaatatataaatagcaCAGGTGAAAAGCACTCTTAACTGCAAGAATTCACACGCACAACACCATTATTACAAGTACTAGTTTTTGCTGTTTAAACAGCAAAAACACGTACTTGTAGCAGGATCTGACGAGCATTGGCAATACAAAGCTTCAAAGCTTAGCTATGGCACAGGACTAGAAAAAAAGACATGCAAATCCAAAGCATGTGATCAATTGGGCAAGTGCAGCATCAGCACCTGAAATGTGGCAACTTGCCTAAAGAACACAAACAAtgaaaaaaagttgtttcagaACCCCACAACTTTGCTAATTGCAAGTAAGAAACACTAGACAAAAGTTCAATGAGATCCTTCTAAAGATTTAATTTCAAAACTGCaacatttaaaattttctaaaggaagttaattaaaaattcaatgaTATTGCAGGAACCTACAGATCAATTTAACCATAAAAACTATGAACAGTATCAAAAGCTACTAAGAAATAGTCATAAGATACTGCAAAATAGTTAATATTTAATCATGTTTTACTTGAATCAGTACGATCaagttattttgttttattttaaataaaagtgaCACAAGGCTATATAGTGACTTCTGGTTTGCAGCAAGATAAAGGCATCCACATAAAATAAAGGGTATCTAATAAAACTTGATTATTGGATTATGCATGTACAAGTACCACTATTAATGAAATATATAGTTGATTCTAAATCCTGGTCGACGTAGGTTCTATCGCATACAAGAGAAACATGGAAACCAAAAAGgatgaaaaaaattgatcaaaaacCCAGATATAGGGTTAAGTACTATGGTTACAAGGAAAACTAGAAGAAAACTATTGCTATTGAGAAAAAACTGAAATATTGTCTTACAATCTCAAGAAACCACCTTATATTGGATAGAAATCCtattttaattcaaattattCCTTGGAATAAATCTATTTCTAGCAAGTAGTTTacataaaaaaagacaaaaataacatatattGCTTTGTGTCACTCAAAAAATCCTATTGATTCGACTTCAAATAATCCAGATTCAACTAGTAAAGAGCCAAATTCAACTATTAGATGCAAGTTCAGTAGTGAAGATAAGAAGTTCAATAGTAGAGTAGTTAGTTATCAAATATTTAAGGCCTAAGAATCAAAATTGTTATCCACTCTCCATGCAAAACAGATTAGacatggcaataaaactcatacccgcgggtacccgcccAAACCCTAtccgctttgacggggaaaatccgagttgactgggtttgggttcgggtttgggttttccccaaTTTTAAAAGACGGtgttggggcgggtaatgggacattgatacccaccccgaacccgtccccaagcccgccccgcttatattattttacctattttaaattagaaacccttaaaaatctcttaaattacattcatatgtttgttttttatttttaatttgagtattaaacaaaccgttttctctattttttttctttatttaaacaaatattgtcGAAATAAAATACTAAAGTACAATCCAAATTCATGTGGGgaagaggcgtaatggggatacccgatccccgttgggtatgaaTTTAGGGTTATACTTTTTATCCCTGCTTGAAATTGGGACGGGTTTGGGGGAGatacccgaactttatgggtttgagtttggggagggcaaaatccACCCCCGCCCCGTTGCCATGCCTAAATCAGATTGATCAACAAATGCAAGAGAGATAGACTCCTTAATTCTTGCTCCAACATTAACTATGATTGTTTGCTCTCAAATCCTAAACAATATATTCAACAAATTTAAGGGCATATATCATTAACTATGGATAGACTTACTCATTAAAATCAATATATCATAGTAGAAGTGTATTAGTTTCCCTTATTGACAACATCCTTTCCTTTGATGATTATGACCGGACACTGAGCATGGTGGGCACAGTAGTTGCTAACACTTCCAAGGAACATCCTGCAATAAAAAAGAGGAAGAAGCACTGTGAGTGTCTTAGTCCATATAGTTTCCATTTTTAAAGTTAAATTGTTCAAaccaataaaatatgaaaaatacaAGATTTGATGTAAAATGTAGAGCATTTATCCTAATGTCCAAAATGTAAACGGAAGCAGATCTATATCTGCAGATAAATGACAAAAGACTAAGAAAAAAGATTAATGATTAAGAAGTTACTTATGagcctttttagtttttactatGTAGGCTAGGTCataggcccctgtaggccggcctggcctattcccacctctaaaACCGGCACAACTACATCTTAAGTTTTGATCCTATCTCAATCCCACAAAACCAACTTACAAAGTTAGAATTGCCTAAgcttagaaaattttatttatattttacacTATATCTCTAGACAATATTGGACCACAGTGTCTGGCCACTTGATCTAAGTGTGAAAATTTCCAATATCTTCCCTGGTACTAGTATTACTTTAGGATCACAGTGTCTGGCTACTTGTCAACATTATCATCATATATAAAGAATAATAAATTGTTCAGATGGTTTTTTTAATGCCATTTTGTGAAATGTGATGTCCTAATAAAGCTCAAAAATACCATAAATAATGTCAATTGAtagtgtaaattatttttttggtcaagtagcctagtggctagaattcCGGCCTTTAAAGGTGAAGTCTAGTGTTCAGGGTTTGAACCCTCGCACTTccatatataatgcgatgtccctgccaattgagttaagctcacggggacaatTGCTCGTGTAAATTAATGTGTAGATTTATGGCAATTATCAAAATTTGTCAACAGTCAATTTGTACCTCTTAATAGGTCCAAAAGCTCGAGAGCCAATCACAAGCACATCAGCATGCAAATCCTGTACAGTTTCACAAATCTTCTCCTTTGGATCGCCAATAACAACATGGGTGCTGACTTCAGTCTGCTACAAATAGAGAAAAATCAATcgtaactaaaaaaaaatgaaattgggGGATTCAAACAACACAGTCCTTACCTCTCAAACCCTGATGTTACTCCCCCCCCAAACAACTAAAACACCAATTCTCATATATTATgccaaaattataaaataaaataaaaaattggttatgCCAAATTCTCATATTATGCGAGTAAACCGGCTTACAATGCTACACAAGTAACCAATTCTCATATTATTACTGTTCAATAAACATTCTATGCGAGTAACACAGTTTACAATGTAATCAACATTTGGAAAAATAGATAGCCTAAATTGATAGTTAAACACTTAAACCAATCACACTGAATTTGAATTATtgctaaataaataaataaaatagatagcctaagaaaacaaaaa encodes:
- the LOC123920101 gene encoding uncharacterized protein LOC123920101, translated to MKILPQQQLNEFDNSINMDQLLTLLFNDLTNDGLVKKSNQHKVIFLGDEEQGFHQFQSLIDQYNMDFIPLNDVAKQNSILDDTVDFVFTSNFPTSSQFIDRTLKTNGIVAVVILNADGFRKPSNYKVVYMRRFEKVVMAMKKIEKTIRVGSQRKLCGYATEAKKAALQKLEDVLLEPPRAASGKSRVYLKRTKYLPDLMGDTLESYPRHVFIDVGLPNKDRGSGTNWFLKNYPTRNKNFEMYKIETVAEGSSAAQVEMSDWLTKNVKDEEYVVMKAEAEVVEEMMRSRAIMLVDELFLECKPHGLNLKQGTRGRRAYWECLALYGKLRDEGVAVHQWWG